A stretch of DNA from Oryza brachyantha chromosome 4, ObraRS2, whole genome shotgun sequence:
TGCACGTCTGCACGCGAGGCCAACCGCCGGGAAGTGATCAGCTAGCTCGCCGGCCGGTCAGTCCTCGAAGCCGGTCTTCTTCCAGACCGCGTCCCGGACACGGCTGAGGTCGCGCCCCTTGAGCGTCCTCCCGATCCCCTCGTGCACCGACAGCGACGCCGCGCGACCGCGCCACGCCAGCTCGTGCGGCGGTATCACCaccccgccgacgccggctaCCTTGCCGTACTCGTagtcatcgtcgccgtcgccgtggagCTCCCACTCGGCAGCGGCCTGGTGATCCCTGTACTCTACCCCAAGAATCTTCTGCCAGTCCGGTATGTTCACCGGCAGCgagccggccgcggcgccggcggaccGGTCCAACGTCGCCTTCCGGCCGGCACGAGCGGACGGGATCGGGCGGCCCCTGGCACCCAGCTCGGCGGGGCTGGAGTCCACGGTGAACGAGCCCCAGACGTCCGACTCGTCGAACTCGTCCGCCCCCGGGCTGCCGGGGCAcctggccgccgcgcccctgGACGGCGCGAACATCCGGTACGCGTGCTTCGCGGCCGCCGACCTCGCGCTCCCCGCAGCCAtcccgccgcccggccggtcgatcgatcggtacGTAATTTGGTTCGCTTTACCGCGTGACGCCGCTCGCAACCACCAATCTTTTTTACAGGAGCGCGCGAGAATGTCGTGAGGAGAGTAATGGGTTTGGAGTTTGTGTGTGGGTTTGGACGTTTGGTTGTCCACGTTGGATTTTATAGGAGCTTGAATACAGAGCACTTCTCCTTGCCTTCGCGGGGGTGAAGTGGAGCAGCGACGAGAGTTGCACAGAGGTGGATAAGGCTGTTTTTGGACTGACCATTCTGCCCTCCGGTAGTTCGCGCTGCCACGGCTTTGTAGGCTTACAGCTGTGCACCGGTGCACACCGTGGGCGCTTGTGTGGCCATGGGTGACATGGGACACGTCAGTCCTGTGCACTGTGCAGAGTGAAAAAAATGGGAGTATTGGACAGGTGAGCCGCGACCAGATTCACGCTGAAAACGAGTCAAGTTCGATGACAGGATTAATAATTGGGGGAAGGGCATCGCCGGAATTTCGTGGGAGGAAAGGGCCCGGGACGCCGTCGCTGCACACACGATGGCAACATGGCCCCCTCCCCGCTGGGTCGACGGGTCCACGAAGGCGACACGTGGTCTCGCGCTTGGCTGTCGCACCACGTTCGCTGCCGGTGGCCCCGGCCCTGCGTGAATTGCAGCCTACTGGCGAAGGGGGCCAGCTGTGGGCCCGACCGTTGTAGCGTAGAGGAGACCGGTCCGGTTGAAACTTGAAAGCCATTCAAATAGTGCAATTCGACTAGTGGTAGTGTGGCTGTGTGTGTATACGGTGGTCGTGTCCCGGTCAGTCCCGCTCCAGGTCACAGGCTCATAGGTTACAGCTTGATCGGTTGAAGTGGCTGATCAGGGCCACGGGCAAGCTTCATTGGAACAAATCtatgtttagttcttaaaatattttcccaaaaacatcccatcgaatatttagacacttaaataaagcattatatattttgaaaattaaaactaattgtacagttatgaaGTAAATCGTGAGAtcaatcttttaagcctaattagtgcatgatcaGCTAAAAGttctacagtaaccaacatgtgctaatgacagattaattaggctcaaaaaatttgtttttttattcatgttcaAAACCTCTTCTGACATACAGTCAAACATTCGACGTGActcttttgcaaaaacttttggCAACTAAATAAGGGCTAATCTTATCCATTTGACCTGCAGTAAAGGTAGTCCTATTACTTCTCTCGATGACTTGCATGCTTAAACACAAACGGTTACATAATTCTTACCATTTTAGACAAGATTATGACtaactttttaaaactttgactcttaacaaattttacaatatataGTTTGGAATTTCTGGGATAACATGGATAACATGTATAGATGAATAATAAAGTGTACTTTCATAAAaacaaactttatttattcggtgtatatattttaatataagatCATAatcaaaaatatgtttagaaGACTGAGTCGATGTTCAAAATGACGAGAAT
This window harbors:
- the LOC102711064 gene encoding uncharacterized protein LOC102711064, yielding MAAGSARSAAAKHAYRMFAPSRGAAARCPGSPGADEFDESDVWGSFTVDSSPAELGARGRPIPSARAGRKATLDRSAGAAAGSLPVNIPDWQKILGVEYRDHQAAAEWELHGDGDDDYEYGKVAGVGGVVIPPHELAWRGRAASLSVHEGIGRTLKGRDLSRVRDAVWKKTGFED